A single region of the Anticarsia gemmatalis isolate Benzon Research Colony breed Stoneville strain chromosome 19, ilAntGemm2 primary, whole genome shotgun sequence genome encodes:
- the flfl gene encoding serine/threonine-protein phosphatase 4 regulatory subunit 3 flfl isoform X1 — translation MTDTRRRVKLYALNADRQWDDRGTGHVSSCYVERLKGTSLLVRAESDGSLLLESKIQPDTAYQKQQDTLIVWSEGDNFDLALSFQEKAGCDEIWEKICQVQGKDPSVEITQDIVEESEDERFDEMSDSVQPVELPACEMGRLEDISELVNSCLVTPARKDKLAAALESQHYIKKLLNLFHMCEDIENIEGLHHLYEIFKSIFLLNKNTLFDTMFADDTIFDVVGCLEYDPGLPQPKKHREYLRELAKFREAIPIKNKDLLAKIHQTYRVQYIQDIVLPTPTVFEDNLLSTLSSFIFFNKVEIVKLIEEDEKFLTDLFKLLMDDKTPDVKRRDLVLFLKEFCNFSQNLQPQDKDAFYKTLVSLGILPALEITLSIDDQKTKTASIDILTYIVEFSPSVVRDHTLQHANNTEEEQMLLNIVIEQMLRDRDPELGGAVQLMGVLRILLDPESMLASVNKSEKADFLNFFYKHSIQTLIAPLLENTTGEKPLREDYHTVQLLGLVLELLSFCVEHHTYHIKTCILNKDLLRRILVLMRSTHTFLVLGALRFMRKIIALKDEYYNRYIIKGNLFAPVIDAFLRNNGRYNLLDSAILELFEFIKLEDIKSLCSHVVENYGKILEDVEYVQTFKALKTRYDQHQDKLKERDRVSGSVGVGEAVVPSLLRTRYRREARAPDDEEEMWFNDDDELDDEPALEPAAPHAPHAHPHTPPANHAHAHHALDAIGKIVEKKVCSNTESVNGPSRVLLSTTTASKPTHTDVQVSSPRLLNKGLVDYDGDSDEEEEGGGGGGGGGTEERDAKRPRLA, via the exons ATGACAGACACAAGACGAAGAGTTAAGCTTTACGCTCTGAACGCAGACCGACAATGGGATGATAGAGGAACAGGACATGTGTCGTCATGTTATGTTGAGAGGTTGAAAGGCACCTCGCTACTGGTGCGCGCTGAGTCAGACGGCTCTCTTCTTCTGGAGAGTAAGATACAGCCGGACACAGCATATCAGAAACAACAGGATACATTGATAGTATGGTCTGAAGGTGATAACTTTGATTTAGCATTAAGTTTTCAAGAAAAAGCTGGCTGCGATGAAATATGGGAAAAGATTTGTCAG gTACAAGGAAAAGATCCATCAGTTGAAATAACACAAGATATTGTGGAGGAGTCTGAAGATGAGAGATTTGATGAAATGTCAGATAGTGTGCAACCTGTGGAATTGCCAGCATGTGAAATGGGACGTCTTGAAGACATCAGTGAACTTGTGAATAGTTGTTTGGTTACACCGGCTCGCAAAGACAAACTTGCTGCAGCACTTGAGAGTCAGCACTACATTAAGAAGTTGCTTAACCTGTTCCACATGTGTGAAGACATTGAGAATATTGAGGGACTTCATCATCTCTATGAAATATTCAaaagtatatttcttttaaacaaaaacacactTTTTGACACAATGTTTGCCGATGACACTATATTTGATGTTGTGGGCTGTCTTGAGTATGATCCTGGGTTGCCTCAGCCTAAAAAGCACAGAGAGTATTTGAGAGAGCTAGCAAAGTTCCGTGAGGCCATTCCTATAAAGAACAAGGACTTGCTTGCTAAAATACATCAAACATACAGAGTACAGTATATCCAAGACATTGTGTTGCCTACACCTACAGTTTTTGAAGACAATCTGCTTAGCACATTGtcaagttttatatttttcaacaaaGTAGAAATAGTGAAACTCATAGAAGAAGATGAGAAATTTTTGACAGATTTGTTTAAACTTCTTATGGATGATAAGACTCCAGATGTTAAGAGACGGGACCTAGTTCTGTTTTTAAaggaattttgtaatttttcacaaaacttACAACCTCAAGATAAGGAtgctttttataaaactttagtaTCTCTGGGTATCCTGCCAGCATTAGAAATCACTCTAAGTATAGATGATCAGAAGACTAAGACTGCATCTATAGACATTTTAACTTACATTGTAGAGTTTTCACCCTCAGTTGTGAGAGATCACACATTACAACATGCTAACAACACTGAAGAG GAGCAGATGTTACTAAATATAGTGATAGAACAGATGTTGAGAGACCGTGACCCTGAACTTGGTGGTGCAGTGCAGCTCATGGGTGTCCTACGCATTCTCCTGGACCCCGAGAGCATGCTTGCATCTGTTAATAAGAGTGAAAAAGCAGACTTCCTAAATTTCTTCTACAAACACAGTATACAAACACTAATAG CTCCTCTGTTAGAAAACACGACGGGAGAGAAGCCGCTAAGGGAAGACTACCACACAGTGCAGCTATTGGGCCTTGTCCTCGAACTCCTCTCGTTCTGTGTTGAACATCACACCTACCATATCAAGACCTGCATATTGAATAAG GACCTTCTTCGTCGCATACTGGTGCTGATGAGGTCGACACACACCTTCCTGGTGCTCGGCGCGCTCAGGTTCATGAGGAAAATCATCGCGCTCAAAGACGAGTACTACAACAGATACATCATCAAGGGAAACCTCTTTGCACCAGTCATAGATGCTTTCCTTAGAAATAATGGCAG GTATAACTTATTAGATTCTGCAATATTAGAATTATTTGAATTCATCAAGTTGGAAGACATAAAGTCACTATGTTCGCATGTCGTCGAAAACTATGGAAAGATCTTGGAAGATGTTGAATATGTACAGACATTCAAAGCTTTAAAAACGCGTTATGATCAACACCAGGACAAACTTAAGGAGAGAGATAGAG TGAGCGGCAGCGTGGGCGTGGGCGAGGCGGTGGTGCCGTCGCTGCTGCGCACGCGCTACCGGCGCGAGGCGCGCGCGCCCGACGACGAGGAGGAGATGTGGTTCAACGACGACGACGAGCTGGACGACGAGCCCGCGCTCGAGCCCGCCGCGCCGCACGCGCCGCACGCGCACCCGCACACGCCGCCCGCCAACCACGCGCACGCGCACCACGCGCTAGACGCCATCG GGAAAATTGTTGAAAAGAAGGTATGTTCGAATACTGAAAGCGTGAATGGGCCAAGCAGAGTACTATTGAGCACGACGACTGCCAGCAAGCCGACGCACACTGACGTTCAGGTATCCTCGCCCAGATTACTCAATAAG GGTTTGGTGGACTACGACGGCGACTCGGACGAAGAGGAGGAGGGgggcggcggaggcggcggcggcggcacgGAGGAGCGCGACGCCAAGCGGCCGCGCCTCGCGTAG
- the flfl gene encoding serine/threonine-protein phosphatase 4 regulatory subunit 3 flfl isoform X2, producing MTDTRRRVKLYALNADRQWDDRGTGHVSSCYVERLKGTSLLVRAESDGSLLLESKIQPDTAYQKQQDTLIVWSEGDNFDLALSFQEKAGCDEIWEKICQVQGKDPSVEITQDIVEESEDERFDEMSDSVQPVELPACEMGRLEDISELVNSCLVTPARKDKLAAALESQHYIKKLLNLFHMCEDIENIEGLHHLYEIFKSIFLLNKNTLFDTMFADDTIFDVVGCLEYDPGLPQPKKHREYLRELAKFREAIPIKNKDLLAKIHQTYRVQYIQDIVLPTPTVFEDNLLSTLSSFIFFNKVEIVKLIEEDEKFLTDLFKLLMDDKTPDVKRRDLVLFLKEFCNFSQNLQPQDKDAFYKTLVSLGILPALEITLSIDDQKTKTASIDILTYIVEFSPSVVRDHTLQHANNTEEEQMLLNIVIEQMLRDRDPELGGAVQLMGVLRILLDPESMLASVNKSEKADFLNFFYKHSIQTLIAPLLENTTGEKPLREDYHTVQLLGLVLELLSFCVEHHTYHIKTCILNKDLLRRILVLMRSTHTFLVLGALRFMRKIIALKDEYYNRYIIKGNLFAPVIDAFLRNNGRYNLLDSAILELFEFIKLEDIKSLCSHVVENYGKILEDVEYVQTFKALKTRYDQHQDKLKERDRVSGSVGVGEAVVPSLLRTRYRREARAPDDEEEMWFNDDDELDDEPALEPAAPHAPHAHPHTPPANHAHAHHALDAIGKIVEKKVCSNTESVNGPSRVLLSTTTASKPTHTDVQGLVDYDGDSDEEEEGGGGGGGGGTEERDAKRPRLA from the exons ATGACAGACACAAGACGAAGAGTTAAGCTTTACGCTCTGAACGCAGACCGACAATGGGATGATAGAGGAACAGGACATGTGTCGTCATGTTATGTTGAGAGGTTGAAAGGCACCTCGCTACTGGTGCGCGCTGAGTCAGACGGCTCTCTTCTTCTGGAGAGTAAGATACAGCCGGACACAGCATATCAGAAACAACAGGATACATTGATAGTATGGTCTGAAGGTGATAACTTTGATTTAGCATTAAGTTTTCAAGAAAAAGCTGGCTGCGATGAAATATGGGAAAAGATTTGTCAG gTACAAGGAAAAGATCCATCAGTTGAAATAACACAAGATATTGTGGAGGAGTCTGAAGATGAGAGATTTGATGAAATGTCAGATAGTGTGCAACCTGTGGAATTGCCAGCATGTGAAATGGGACGTCTTGAAGACATCAGTGAACTTGTGAATAGTTGTTTGGTTACACCGGCTCGCAAAGACAAACTTGCTGCAGCACTTGAGAGTCAGCACTACATTAAGAAGTTGCTTAACCTGTTCCACATGTGTGAAGACATTGAGAATATTGAGGGACTTCATCATCTCTATGAAATATTCAaaagtatatttcttttaaacaaaaacacactTTTTGACACAATGTTTGCCGATGACACTATATTTGATGTTGTGGGCTGTCTTGAGTATGATCCTGGGTTGCCTCAGCCTAAAAAGCACAGAGAGTATTTGAGAGAGCTAGCAAAGTTCCGTGAGGCCATTCCTATAAAGAACAAGGACTTGCTTGCTAAAATACATCAAACATACAGAGTACAGTATATCCAAGACATTGTGTTGCCTACACCTACAGTTTTTGAAGACAATCTGCTTAGCACATTGtcaagttttatatttttcaacaaaGTAGAAATAGTGAAACTCATAGAAGAAGATGAGAAATTTTTGACAGATTTGTTTAAACTTCTTATGGATGATAAGACTCCAGATGTTAAGAGACGGGACCTAGTTCTGTTTTTAAaggaattttgtaatttttcacaaaacttACAACCTCAAGATAAGGAtgctttttataaaactttagtaTCTCTGGGTATCCTGCCAGCATTAGAAATCACTCTAAGTATAGATGATCAGAAGACTAAGACTGCATCTATAGACATTTTAACTTACATTGTAGAGTTTTCACCCTCAGTTGTGAGAGATCACACATTACAACATGCTAACAACACTGAAGAG GAGCAGATGTTACTAAATATAGTGATAGAACAGATGTTGAGAGACCGTGACCCTGAACTTGGTGGTGCAGTGCAGCTCATGGGTGTCCTACGCATTCTCCTGGACCCCGAGAGCATGCTTGCATCTGTTAATAAGAGTGAAAAAGCAGACTTCCTAAATTTCTTCTACAAACACAGTATACAAACACTAATAG CTCCTCTGTTAGAAAACACGACGGGAGAGAAGCCGCTAAGGGAAGACTACCACACAGTGCAGCTATTGGGCCTTGTCCTCGAACTCCTCTCGTTCTGTGTTGAACATCACACCTACCATATCAAGACCTGCATATTGAATAAG GACCTTCTTCGTCGCATACTGGTGCTGATGAGGTCGACACACACCTTCCTGGTGCTCGGCGCGCTCAGGTTCATGAGGAAAATCATCGCGCTCAAAGACGAGTACTACAACAGATACATCATCAAGGGAAACCTCTTTGCACCAGTCATAGATGCTTTCCTTAGAAATAATGGCAG GTATAACTTATTAGATTCTGCAATATTAGAATTATTTGAATTCATCAAGTTGGAAGACATAAAGTCACTATGTTCGCATGTCGTCGAAAACTATGGAAAGATCTTGGAAGATGTTGAATATGTACAGACATTCAAAGCTTTAAAAACGCGTTATGATCAACACCAGGACAAACTTAAGGAGAGAGATAGAG TGAGCGGCAGCGTGGGCGTGGGCGAGGCGGTGGTGCCGTCGCTGCTGCGCACGCGCTACCGGCGCGAGGCGCGCGCGCCCGACGACGAGGAGGAGATGTGGTTCAACGACGACGACGAGCTGGACGACGAGCCCGCGCTCGAGCCCGCCGCGCCGCACGCGCCGCACGCGCACCCGCACACGCCGCCCGCCAACCACGCGCACGCGCACCACGCGCTAGACGCCATCG GGAAAATTGTTGAAAAGAAGGTATGTTCGAATACTGAAAGCGTGAATGGGCCAAGCAGAGTACTATTGAGCACGACGACTGCCAGCAAGCCGACGCACACTGACGTTCAG GGTTTGGTGGACTACGACGGCGACTCGGACGAAGAGGAGGAGGGgggcggcggaggcggcggcggcggcacgGAGGAGCGCGACGCCAAGCGGCCGCGCCTCGCGTAG